The proteins below are encoded in one region of uncultured Desulfovibrio sp.:
- a CDS encoding cobyric acid synthase, which produces MKADAHGGDRHAMSRTAGRDASSLLDFSVNVRPEGMPAFLQGALLRHAEDLGAYPSPHAEEARDAAARRHGLPADRFVFGNGSNELIHALARALKRRGLTQACVVEPAFSEYALACRRAGIALTRIQDHAALCLPGRPCDGPALDAALASVPRGSALFLANPGNPSGLFRPREVMCRLLEQRPDLLWIIDEAFIEYAGPDEEVSLLARLPEHVVVLRSLTKFHALPGLRLGYLAAPRELAAAVQEELPAWNVNALALAAAVAALDDTSSFAAETRARNAARRQDLVTALSALPGVEVLPSAANYVLFRCAQAPADLNDQLLRRYGMAVRDCANYHGMEKGGWFRAAVRFPQEHARLARALAAILPGGRPAPAALAPSRRQTPALMVQGTSSSAGKSLLAAAFCRILRQDGYDVAPFKAQNMSLNSGVTARGEEMGRAQIVQAQAAGVDPDARMNPLLLKPHSQTGSQVILLGKPLGHMGVRDYFCRRNALWQHVASAYDSLAAEHQVMVLEGAGSPGEINLKQHDMVNMRMARHAGASVLLVGDIDRGGVYAAFLGTWLTFTAEERRLLHGYVVNRFRGDASLLAPAHDFMLQQTGVPVLGVIPYIPRLRIPEEDMAGFSWEKADPGPAPQGVLDIAVIMLPHVSNFTDFAPLAMEPDVRLRPVRQVEDWGHPHVVMLPGSKSVVNDLLHLRQLGLDQKILDHAAQGKWLFGICGGLQIMGRTLSDPDGVESAAAETRGLGILDLHTTFAARKTLKRVLRVHSPLGVPTGGYEIHHGRTIPGPEVRPLFVRCDAGNPEDHVCGYGCRQSWATYLHGVFDDDAFRRAWLDHVRAQVGLAPQGRQLASYDLEKELDRLADVVREQCDMAAIYRTMGLK; this is translated from the coding sequence ATGAAGGCCGATGCCCACGGCGGCGACCGCCACGCCATGAGCCGCACCGCAGGCAGGGACGCTTCCAGCCTGCTGGATTTCAGCGTCAACGTGCGCCCGGAAGGCATGCCGGCCTTTCTGCAGGGCGCCCTGCTGCGCCATGCCGAGGACCTGGGAGCCTATCCTTCCCCCCATGCCGAAGAAGCCCGCGATGCCGCCGCCAGGCGTCATGGCCTGCCCGCAGACCGCTTTGTCTTCGGCAACGGCAGCAATGAACTCATTCACGCCCTGGCCCGCGCGCTCAAACGGCGCGGCCTGACGCAGGCCTGCGTGGTGGAACCGGCCTTCAGCGAATATGCCCTGGCCTGCCGGCGGGCGGGCATTGCCCTGACGCGCATACAGGACCATGCTGCCCTGTGCCTGCCGGGCCGCCCCTGTGACGGGCCGGCGCTGGATGCGGCCCTTGCAAGCGTGCCCCGCGGCAGCGCCCTTTTTCTGGCCAATCCAGGCAATCCCTCCGGCCTGTTCCGCCCGCGGGAAGTCATGTGCCGCCTGCTGGAACAGCGGCCCGACCTGCTCTGGATCATTGACGAGGCCTTCATCGAATACGCGGGGCCGGATGAGGAGGTTTCCCTGCTGGCCCGGCTGCCGGAGCATGTGGTGGTGCTGCGTTCCCTCACCAAATTTCATGCCCTGCCCGGTCTGCGCCTGGGCTATCTGGCTGCGCCGCGCGAGCTGGCGGCCGCCGTGCAGGAAGAGCTGCCGGCCTGGAATGTCAATGCCCTGGCCCTGGCCGCCGCCGTGGCCGCGCTGGATGACACCTCTTCCTTTGCGGCAGAAACCCGTGCCCGGAATGCCGCCCGCCGCCAGGACCTGGTGACGGCGCTTTCCGCCCTGCCCGGGGTGGAGGTGCTGCCCTCGGCAGCCAATTACGTGCTTTTTCGCTGTGCACAGGCCCCCGCTGACCTCAACGACCAGTTGCTGCGCCGCTACGGTATGGCCGTGCGGGACTGCGCCAACTATCACGGCATGGAAAAGGGCGGCTGGTTTCGCGCTGCCGTGCGCTTTCCGCAGGAGCATGCCCGGCTGGCCAGGGCACTGGCAGCCATCCTGCCCGGCGGCCGACCGGCCCCTGCGGCTCTCGCCCCTTCCCGCCGGCAGACACCGGCCCTCATGGTGCAGGGCACATCCTCCAGTGCGGGCAAGAGCCTGCTGGCCGCGGCCTTCTGCCGCATTCTCCGGCAGGACGGCTATGACGTGGCGCCCTTCAAGGCGCAGAACATGTCGCTCAATTCCGGCGTCACGGCCCGGGGGGAGGAAATGGGCCGCGCCCAGATCGTCCAGGCCCAGGCTGCCGGCGTGGACCCCGATGCCCGCATGAATCCCCTGCTGCTCAAGCCCCACTCCCAGACCGGATCACAGGTGATTCTGCTGGGCAAACCCCTGGGGCACATGGGCGTGCGGGACTATTTCTGCCGCAGGAATGCGCTGTGGCAGCATGTCGCCAGCGCCTATGACAGCCTGGCCGCCGAACATCAGGTCATGGTGCTGGAAGGCGCAGGCAGCCCCGGCGAAATCAACCTCAAGCAGCACGATATGGTGAACATGCGCATGGCCCGCCATGCCGGCGCTTCTGTGCTGCTGGTGGGCGACATTGACCGGGGTGGCGTCTATGCCGCCTTCCTGGGCACCTGGCTCACCTTCACGGCAGAGGAACGCCGCCTGCTGCACGGCTATGTGGTCAACCGCTTCCGGGGCGATGCCAGTCTGCTGGCCCCGGCGCATGACTTCATGCTCCAGCAGACCGGGGTTCCCGTCCTGGGCGTCATTCCCTACATTCCCCGGCTGCGCATTCCCGAAGAGGACATGGCGGGCTTCTCCTGGGAAAAGGCGGACCCCGGACCGGCTCCGCAGGGCGTGCTGGACATTGCCGTGATCATGCTGCCGCATGTATCCAACTTTACGGACTTTGCGCCGCTGGCCATGGAGCCGGACGTGCGCCTGCGCCCCGTGCGCCAGGTGGAGGACTGGGGCCATCCGCATGTGGTCATGCTGCCCGGCTCCAAAAGCGTGGTGAACGACCTGCTGCACCTGCGGCAGCTGGGGCTGGACCAGAAAATCCTGGACCATGCCGCACAGGGAAAATGGCTGTTCGGCATCTGCGGCGGCTTGCAAATCATGGGCCGGACCCTGAGCGACCCGGACGGCGTGGAATCCGCCGCAGCAGAGACCCGCGGTCTGGGCATTCTGGACCTGCACACCACCTTTGCCGCCCGCAAGACGCTGAAGCGCGTTTTGCGGGTGCACAGCCCGCTGGGCGTTCCCACCGGCGGCTACGAGATTCACCACGGCCGCACCATTCCCGGTCCTGAGGTCCGGCCGCTCTTTGTGCGCTGCGACGCCGGCAACCCGGAGGATCACGTCTGCGGCTATGGTTGCCGGCAGAGCTGGGCCACCTATCTGCACGGCGTCTTTGACGATGACGCCTTTCGCCGGGCCTGGCTGGACCATGTGCGTGCCCAGGTGGGCCTTGCGCCCCAGGGACGGCAGCTTGCCAGCTATGATCTGGAAAAGGAGCTGGACCGCCTGGCGGACGTGGTACGGGAACAGTGCGACATGGCAGCCATCTACCGTACCATGGGGCTGAAATGA
- the cbiB gene encoding adenosylcobinamide-phosphate synthase CbiB, which produces MSTAALLFLPASLLLDRLLGEAPSRWHPVCGMGWLALRMEEGLRRGDSGPGMTLRGLLACLLVLAACLLPACLAVRLASLAGTWPAWAAGVLLVYFCLAPRSLAEHALRVAAPLRRQDLPQARRAVSLLVGRRTETLDTAGVGRACVESVAENLTDGVLGTLFWAGLGLLLWGETGAAACAVMHRAANVLDAMWGKRNAVYRNFGTAAARLDDVLNWLPARLALPCVVLAALLVPGASACQALVQGWRHRHAHESPNSAWSEAAFAGALGLRLGGPATYGSLYVPHPWLGQGTTQVTPRHIHRAVRLMWTATVLFALAGGICLGLTA; this is translated from the coding sequence ATGAGTACGGCAGCCCTGCTCTTTCTGCCCGCAAGCCTGCTGCTGGACAGGCTGCTGGGGGAAGCTCCCTCCCGCTGGCACCCTGTCTGCGGCATGGGCTGGCTGGCCCTGCGCATGGAAGAAGGCCTCCGGCGGGGCGACAGCGGGCCGGGCATGACCCTGCGCGGCCTGCTGGCCTGTCTGCTGGTTCTCGCGGCCTGCCTGCTGCCGGCCTGTCTGGCGGTGCGGCTGGCCTCCCTGGCCGGGACATGGCCGGCCTGGGCCGCCGGCGTGCTGCTGGTCTATTTTTGTCTGGCGCCACGCAGCCTGGCGGAACACGCCCTGCGCGTGGCTGCCCCCCTGCGCCGCCAGGACCTGCCACAGGCCCGCCGGGCCGTTTCCCTGCTGGTGGGACGACGGACGGAAACCCTGGATACCGCTGGTGTGGGGCGGGCCTGCGTGGAAAGTGTGGCCGAAAATCTTACCGACGGCGTGCTGGGCACGCTGTTCTGGGCCGGGCTTGGCCTGTTGCTCTGGGGGGAAACCGGCGCTGCGGCCTGTGCCGTCATGCACCGGGCCGCCAATGTGCTGGACGCCATGTGGGGCAAGCGCAATGCTGTCTACCGGAATTTCGGTACCGCCGCGGCCCGGCTGGATGATGTGCTCAACTGGCTGCCCGCCCGCCTGGCCCTGCCCTGCGTGGTGCTGGCCGCCCTGCTGGTGCCCGGCGCCAGCGCCTGCCAGGCTCTTGTTCAGGGGTGGCGCCACCGGCATGCCCATGAAAGTCCCAATTCGGCCTGGAGCGAAGCCGCCTTTGCCGGCGCGCTGGGCCTGCGGCTGGGCGGTCCGGCCACCTACGGCAGCCTGTATGTGCCCCATCCGTGGCTGGGGCAGGGCACAACGCAGGTCACGCCCCGCCATATCCACCGGGCCGTGCGGCTCATGTGGACGGCCACGGTCCTTTTTGCCCTGGCGGGCGGTATCTGCCTGGGGCTGACGGCCTAG
- the cobS gene encoding adenosylcobinamide-GDP ribazoletransferase — MLSCFRAALAFFTRLPVGSAPLPPTLNGLLACFPAVGLVLGTLLACVLWVTMQLLPPLPCGVLTCLAWVALTGGLHLDGVADCGDGLLVEAPPARRLEIMKDSRLGTFGGTALFLVLALKIAALASLARQADGPGGFWSLLAVCCMASTVARSLTFLGLRLPCARPGGLGSAMYHGIRGRHYLLALLLTLALSLSNGWQGLLALLLALLTAVLLLRTARRRIGGMTGDVFGCLVEVCEAVILLVCCA, encoded by the coding sequence ATGCTATCCTGTTTTCGTGCCGCTCTGGCCTTCTTTACCCGGTTGCCCGTAGGCTCTGCGCCGCTGCCGCCCACGCTGAACGGCCTTCTTGCCTGCTTTCCCGCTGTGGGTCTGGTGCTGGGTACGCTGCTGGCCTGCGTGCTCTGGGTCACCATGCAGCTGCTGCCCCCCCTGCCCTGCGGGGTGCTGACCTGTCTGGCCTGGGTGGCCCTCACCGGCGGTCTGCATCTTGACGGCGTGGCGGACTGTGGCGACGGTCTGCTGGTGGAGGCGCCCCCGGCCCGACGCCTGGAAATCATGAAGGATTCCCGCCTGGGAACCTTCGGCGGCACGGCCCTGTTTCTGGTCCTGGCCCTGAAGATTGCCGCCCTTGCGTCCCTGGCCCGGCAGGCTGACGGCCCCGGCGGCTTCTGGTCCCTGCTGGCTGTCTGCTGCATGGCAAGCACCGTGGCCCGCAGCCTCACCTTTCTGGGGCTGCGCCTGCCCTGTGCCCGTCCCGGCGGACTGGGCAGCGCCATGTATCACGGCATCCGTGGCCGGCACTATCTGCTGGCCCTGCTGCTGACGCTGGCGCTCAGCCTGAGCAATGGCTGGCAGGGGCTGCTGGCCCTGCTGCTGGCCCTGCTGACGGCAGTTCTGCTGCTGCGCACGGCCAGACGGCGCATCGGCGGCATGACAGGGGATGTTTTCGGCTGTCTGGTGGAAGTGTGCGAAGCCGTCATACTGCTGGTCTGCTGCGCCTGA
- the cbiR gene encoding cobamide remodeling phosphodiesterase CbiR, with protein sequence MKRLALPGMTLGATSFLLPADYVPALRFAAPLCEDIALLLLECGAQGEYLPAAQDVDQMAAVLEATGSRLHVHLPTASDCSSAESTRRLVRAVRMAVARSAPLQPHSFVLHVDFACLRQHRTGKRRNRRMEPAMLTAEQRLRTRDALDQIADLLPDPRQLAIENLEGFCPDFWDQWLEDRPFSRCADIGHLWKDHENPVPWLERWLPRLRVIHLHGLRPRHTTPPFAVPVRSLSDFGPQPRDHGALDAMPTACIDAVMHRLWRSAYRGVLTLEVFSLTEFLRSRAVLLRSWKRYCHTETCHAPA encoded by the coding sequence ATGAAGCGCCTTGCCCTGCCCGGAATGACTCTGGGCGCCACCTCCTTTCTGCTGCCGGCGGACTATGTGCCGGCCCTGCGCTTTGCCGCCCCCCTCTGCGAGGATATTGCCCTGCTCCTGCTGGAATGCGGCGCCCAGGGCGAATATCTTCCCGCTGCACAGGATGTGGACCAGATGGCGGCCGTTCTTGAGGCCACGGGCAGCCGCCTGCATGTGCATCTGCCCACGGCAAGCGATTGCAGCAGCGCCGAAAGTACCCGGCGTCTGGTGCGCGCGGTCCGCATGGCCGTTGCGCGCTCCGCTCCCTTGCAGCCGCACAGCTTTGTGCTGCACGTGGACTTTGCCTGCCTGCGGCAGCATCGCACGGGAAAGCGGCGTAACAGGCGGATGGAACCTGCCATGCTCACGGCGGAACAGCGTCTCCGGACCCGCGATGCCCTGGACCAGATTGCGGACCTGCTGCCGGACCCGCGACAGCTGGCCATCGAAAATTTGGAAGGCTTCTGCCCGGACTTCTGGGATCAGTGGCTGGAGGACCGGCCGTTTTCCCGCTGTGCCGACATCGGCCACCTCTGGAAGGACCATGAAAATCCCGTTCCCTGGCTGGAACGCTGGCTGCCGCGCCTGCGGGTCATCCATCTGCATGGCCTGCGGCCCCGGCACACGACGCCGCCCTTTGCCGTCCCGGTCCGCAGCCTGAGCGACTTCGGTCCGCAGCCGCGGGACCACGGGGCGCTGGATGCCATGCCGACAGCCTGCATCGATGCCGTCATGCACCGGCTGTGGCGCAGCGCGTACCGGGGCGTGCTGACCCTTGAGGTCTTTTCCCTGACGGAATTTCTCCGTTCCCGCGCTGTGCTGCTGCGCTCCTGGAAACGCTATTGCCATACGGAGACCTGCCATGCTCCTGCCTGA
- a CDS encoding bifunctional adenosylcobinamide kinase/adenosylcobinamide-phosphate guanylyltransferase, which yields MLLPDLTLYLGGTRSGKSALAEAQALRTGGPVLYVATAEARPEDPAMCERIRRHRERRPAHWHTLECPLHPAPAIERALAALHTSLPSRTARPTVLLDCVTLWVCNLLFSLPNPPDQTAFEQAVTADVRDLLHLMQRLPCQWIVVSGEVGLGGVAADALSRQYADGLGLANQLLGTHAGTAWLVLAGRLLPLEPGLPPA from the coding sequence ATGCTCCTGCCTGATCTGACCCTTTACCTCGGCGGCACGCGCAGCGGCAAGAGCGCGCTGGCCGAAGCACAGGCCCTGCGCACCGGCGGGCCGGTGCTCTATGTGGCCACAGCCGAGGCCCGGCCGGAAGACCCGGCCATGTGTGAACGCATCCGCCGGCATCGTGAGCGCCGCCCGGCACACTGGCACACGCTGGAATGCCCTCTGCATCCGGCGCCGGCCATTGAACGCGCCCTTGCGGCGCTGCATACCAGCCTGCCGTCCCGGACGGCGCGCCCCACGGTTTTGCTGGACTGCGTGACCCTGTGGGTATGCAATCTGCTGTTTTCCCTGCCCAATCCGCCGGATCAGACCGCCTTTGAGCAGGCCGTGACAGCGGATGTCCGGGACCTGCTGCACCTCATGCAGCGCCTGCCCTGCCAGTGGATTGTGGTATCCGGCGAAGTGGGCCTGGGCGGCGTGGCCGCCGATGCCCTGAGCCGGCAGTATGCCGATGGCCTGGGGCTGGCCAATCAGCTGCTGGGCACCCATGCCGGCACGGCCTGGCTGGTGCTGGCCGGACGCCTGCTGCCTCTGGAACCGGGCCTGCCGCCGGCATGA
- a CDS encoding cob(I)yrinic acid a,c-diamide adenosyltransferase translates to MILVYTGTGKGKTSACVGQALRALGQNMRVAFGQFMKKDVGAGEQVMLARLLGADFLAGGKGFLRREEDVPAHRRAAEQVLVWAMDRLDRLDMLILDESLYALRAGLLRRDELEALMDAAGRAACHLVLSGRDAPDWLVQRADLVTDMGEVKHPWQKGITAQRGIEF, encoded by the coding sequence ATGATTCTTGTCTATACCGGCACGGGCAAGGGCAAGACCTCGGCCTGCGTGGGGCAGGCCCTGCGCGCCCTGGGGCAGAACATGCGCGTGGCCTTTGGCCAGTTCATGAAAAAGGACGTGGGCGCAGGGGAACAGGTCATGCTTGCCCGTCTGCTGGGGGCCGACTTTCTTGCCGGCGGCAAAGGCTTTCTGCGCAGGGAAGAAGACGTCCCTGCCCATCGCCGCGCGGCCGAGCAGGTGCTGGTCTGGGCCATGGACAGGCTGGACCGCCTGGATATGCTGATTTTGGACGAAAGCCTCTATGCCCTGCGTGCCGGCCTGCTGCGCCGGGACGAGCTGGAAGCGCTCATGGACGCCGCCGGCCGCGCCGCCTGCCATCTTGTGCTTTCCGGGCGCGATGCCCCGGACTGGCTGGTGCAGCGCGCCGATCTGGTGACGGACATGGGCGAGGTAAAGCACCCCTGGCAAAAGGGCATCACGGCCCAGCGCGGCATCGAATTCTAG
- a CDS encoding radical SAM protein — translation MTTAFHHVYGPVPSRRLGRSLGVDGLTFKTCSFDCVYCQLGHTTTHTIQRREYVPTAAILDEIRRKLATGDRPDYISFAGSGEPTLHAGLGDIIRGIKAMSDVPVAVFTNGSLLWMPEVCEDLAQADVVIPSLDGGDAALLNRVNRYVAPLTFEQILDGLYAFRDHYAGQIWLEVMLLGGISDGNDAVDAIAAHAVRIRPHKVQVNSVCRPPAESWARPVPAPRLLEIRQRLAAALPCPVEIIAEHLDDMAHTTFRTQIRDEDILALIERRPCTAAGVAAGLNIHVTEAIKHLELLVADGKAVTLPQDGEVFYSACELRTV, via the coding sequence ATGACGACTGCCTTTCACCATGTCTACGGACCGGTGCCCTCCCGCCGCCTCGGGCGCTCGCTGGGTGTGGACGGCCTGACCTTCAAGACCTGTTCCTTTGACTGTGTGTACTGCCAGCTCGGGCATACCACCACCCACACCATCCAGCGCCGGGAATACGTGCCCACCGCGGCCATTCTTGACGAAATCCGCCGCAAGCTGGCCACGGGAGACCGGCCGGACTATATCAGCTTTGCCGGTTCCGGCGAACCCACCCTGCATGCCGGCCTGGGCGACATCATCCGGGGCATCAAGGCCATGAGCGATGTGCCCGTGGCGGTCTTCACCAATGGTTCGCTGCTCTGGATGCCCGAGGTCTGCGAGGACCTGGCCCAGGCCGATGTGGTCATCCCCTCGCTGGATGGCGGCGATGCCGCCCTGCTGAACCGGGTGAACCGCTACGTGGCCCCCCTGACCTTTGAACAGATCCTGGACGGACTCTATGCCTTCCGTGATCACTACGCCGGGCAGATATGGCTGGAAGTCATGCTGCTGGGCGGCATCAGCGATGGAAACGATGCCGTGGACGCCATTGCGGCCCATGCCGTGCGCATCCGTCCGCACAAGGTGCAGGTCAACAGTGTCTGCCGCCCCCCGGCGGAAAGCTGGGCCAGACCCGTGCCCGCCCCGCGGCTGCTGGAAATCCGGCAGCGCCTTGCCGCCGCCCTGCCCTGCCCGGTGGAAATCATTGCCGAACATCTTGATGACATGGCGCACACCACCTTCCGCACCCAGATTCGGGACGAGGACATTCTGGCCCTCATCGAACGCCGCCCCTGTACGGCGGCGGGCGTGGCGGCCGGCCTCAATATCCATGTGACCGAAGCCATCAAGCATCTGGAACTGCTGGTGGCTGACGGCAAGGCCGTCACCCTGCCCCAGGACGGCGAGGTCTTCTATTCCGCCTGTGAGCTGCGCACGGTCTAG
- the ilvC gene encoding ketol-acid reductoisomerase produces MKVYYDQDADLNVLKGKTVAVIGYGSQGHAHAQNLRDSGVNVVVGQRPGGPNYELAKEHGFSPVSASEAAAQADLIMILLPDEVQAAVYESDIKPHLKAGKALLFAHGFNIHFNQIIPPKDVDVYLIAPKGPGHLVRRTFTEGGGVPCLVAIEQDASGNALKNALAYAKGIGGTRSGVIETSFREETETDLFGEQAVLCGGISALIKAGFETLVEAGYQPEMAYFECMHEMKLIVDLMYEGGLSRMRYSISNTAEYGDYVTGPRLITDEVKKEMKNVLKDIQSGKFARDFILEARAKYPMFLATRRNEANHQIEKVGKELRGMMSWLKKDKKD; encoded by the coding sequence ATGAAAGTCTACTATGATCAGGATGCGGACCTCAATGTCCTCAAGGGCAAGACCGTTGCTGTCATCGGCTACGGGAGCCAGGGCCATGCCCATGCGCAGAACCTGCGCGACTCCGGTGTGAATGTGGTCGTGGGCCAGCGCCCCGGCGGTCCCAACTACGAACTGGCCAAGGAACATGGCTTCAGCCCTGTTTCTGCCTCCGAAGCGGCTGCCCAGGCCGACCTGATCATGATTCTGCTGCCCGACGAAGTGCAGGCTGCTGTCTATGAAAGCGACATCAAGCCGCATCTCAAGGCCGGCAAGGCTCTGCTCTTCGCCCATGGTTTCAACATCCACTTCAATCAGATCATCCCGCCCAAGGATGTGGATGTTTACCTCATCGCGCCCAAGGGTCCCGGCCATCTGGTGCGCCGTACCTTCACCGAAGGCGGCGGCGTGCCCTGCCTGGTGGCCATTGAACAGGACGCTTCCGGCAATGCCCTGAAGAACGCCCTGGCCTATGCCAAGGGTATCGGCGGCACCCGTTCCGGCGTCATCGAAACCTCGTTCCGCGAAGAAACGGAAACGGACCTCTTTGGCGAACAGGCCGTGCTGTGCGGCGGTATTTCCGCCCTCATCAAGGCCGGCTTTGAAACCCTGGTGGAAGCCGGCTACCAGCCCGAAATGGCCTACTTTGAGTGCATGCACGAAATGAAGCTCATTGTGGACCTCATGTATGAAGGCGGCCTCTCCCGCATGCGCTACTCCATCAGCAATACCGCTGAATATGGCGACTATGTGACCGGCCCCCGCCTGATCACCGATGAGGTGAAGAAGGAAATGAAGAACGTGCTCAAGGACATCCAGAGCGGCAAGTTTGCCCGTGACTTCATTCTGGAAGCCCGTGCCAAGTATCCCATGTTCCTCGCCACCCGCCGCAACGAAGCCAACCACCAGATCGAAAAGGTGGGCAAGGAACTGCGCGGCATGATGAGCTGGCTCAAGAAGGACAAGAAGGACTAG
- the ilvN gene encoding acetolactate synthase small subunit, with protein MERHVLSVLVENEPGVLSRVAGLFSGRGFNIDSLNVAPTLEEGVSHMTITTYGDSQILEQIMKQLHKIVSVIKVMDYAGIPAVEREMMFVKVQAEGAMRGEILRTVEIFRCKVIDVSATEMTIEATGDHDKLEAIISMLHRFGIKELARTGSVAMRRAKRQMD; from the coding sequence ATGGAACGACATGTGCTTTCTGTGCTGGTGGAAAATGAACCCGGTGTGCTTTCGCGGGTGGCCGGCCTGTTCAGCGGACGCGGCTTCAACATTGATTCCCTCAACGTGGCGCCCACGCTGGAGGAAGGCGTTTCGCACATGACCATCACCACCTACGGTGACAGTCAGATTCTGGAGCAGATCATGAAGCAGCTCCACAAGATCGTTTCTGTCATCAAGGTCATGGATTATGCCGGCATTCCGGCCGTGGAACGCGAGATGATGTTTGTGAAGGTGCAGGCCGAAGGCGCCATGCGCGGAGAAATCCTGCGCACGGTGGAGATTTTCCGCTGCAAGGTCATTGACGTGAGCGCCACGGAAATGACCATTGAGGCCACCGGCGATCATGACAAGCTGGAAGCCATCATCAGCATGCTGCACCGCTTCGGCATCAAGGAGCTGGCCCGTACCGGCTCCGTGGCCATGCGCCGGGCCAAGCGGCAGATGGACTGA
- the ilvB gene encoding biosynthetic-type acetolactate synthase large subunit, whose product MELTGAQILLESLKKEGVDVLFGYPGGAVLDIYDELPRHPELKHILVRHEQGAVHAADGYARASGKVGVCLVTSGPGATNTVTGIATAYCDSIPLVVLTGQVPTKLIGNDAFQEVDIVGITRPCTKHNFLVKDIRKLAKTIRQAFYLARSGRPGPVLVDLPKDVMQAHAEFVWPEDIYMRSYNPTYKPNLNQLRRAMEVLAQARRPLILAGGGVIMADAATVLGELAHEMHVPVACTLMGLGGFPATDALWLGMVGMHGSYAANMAINNADVLLCVGARFDDRVTGKISAFASHARIIHIDIDPTSIRKNVEVHVPVVGDCRQALSGMLEIARSKMANVDWAGEHAVWLQTAEQWKESKPLCYHPNDHIKPQHVIEELYQLTKGEAIVTTEVGQNQMWAAQFYSFTRPRTLLTSGGLGTMGYGFPAAIGAQCAFPDKKVIAVAGDGSIQMNIQELATVVQYRLPIKVIILNNRYLGMVRQWQELFYNHNYSFTNMEAQPDFVRLAEAYGAEGYRITDPAQLHAVLETALNSPNPAFVDISVEREENVYPMVPAGAALDEMLLV is encoded by the coding sequence ATGGAACTCACAGGTGCACAGATTCTCCTTGAATCCTTGAAAAAGGAAGGCGTGGATGTGCTGTTCGGCTATCCGGGCGGTGCTGTTCTTGACATCTATGACGAGCTGCCACGCCACCCTGAGCTAAAGCACATTCTGGTACGGCATGAGCAAGGGGCTGTGCATGCGGCCGATGGCTATGCCCGTGCGTCCGGCAAGGTCGGCGTCTGTCTGGTAACGTCCGGACCCGGCGCCACCAATACCGTGACGGGCATAGCCACGGCCTACTGTGATTCCATTCCGCTGGTGGTGCTCACCGGGCAGGTGCCCACCAAACTCATCGGCAATGATGCCTTTCAGGAAGTGGACATCGTGGGCATCACCCGGCCGTGCACCAAACACAATTTTTTGGTCAAGGACATCCGCAAGCTGGCCAAGACCATCCGCCAGGCCTTTTATCTGGCCCGTTCCGGGCGGCCCGGCCCCGTGCTGGTGGACCTGCCCAAGGATGTCATGCAGGCCCATGCCGAATTTGTCTGGCCCGAAGACATCTACATGCGCAGCTACAATCCCACCTACAAGCCCAATCTGAATCAGCTGCGCCGGGCCATGGAGGTTCTGGCCCAGGCCCGTCGTCCCCTCATTCTGGCCGGCGGCGGGGTCATCATGGCCGATGCCGCCACGGTGCTGGGCGAGCTGGCCCACGAGATGCATGTGCCCGTGGCCTGCACACTCATGGGGCTGGGCGGCTTTCCGGCCACAGATGCCCTGTGGCTGGGGATGGTGGGCATGCACGGTTCCTATGCCGCCAATATGGCCATCAATAATGCCGATGTGCTGCTCTGCGTGGGGGCGCGCTTCGATGACCGCGTCACAGGCAAGATTTCGGCCTTTGCCTCGCATGCGCGCATTATCCACATCGACATTGACCCCACCTCCATCCGCAAGAATGTGGAAGTGCATGTTCCCGTGGTGGGGGACTGCCGTCAGGCCCTGTCCGGCATGCTGGAAATCGCCCGCAGCAAGATGGCCAATGTGGACTGGGCCGGGGAGCATGCCGTCTGGTTGCAGACGGCCGAGCAGTGGAAGGAAAGCAAGCCCCTCTGCTATCATCCCAACGACCATATCAAGCCGCAGCACGTCATCGAGGAACTGTACCAGCTCACCAAGGGTGAAGCCATTGTTACCACCGAGGTGGGCCAGAATCAGATGTGGGCGGCGCAGTTCTATTCCTTTACCCGGCCGCGTACCCTGCTGACCAGCGGCGGCCTGGGCACCATGGGCTACGGCTTTCCGGCCGCCATCGGGGCACAGTGTGCCTTCCCCGACAAAAAGGTCATTGCCGTGGCCGGTGACGGTTCCATTCAGATGAATATTCAGGAACTGGCCACCGTGGTGCAGTACAGACTGCCCATCAAGGTCATCATTCTCAACAATCGCTACCTTGGCATGGTGCGCCAGTGGCAGGAACTGTTCTACAACCATAACTACAGCTTCACCAATATGGAGGCCCAGCCCGATTTCGTCAGGCTGGCCGAGGCCTACGGGGCCGAAGGCTACCGCATCACCGATCCGGCGCAGCTGCATGCCGTGCTGGAAACGGCCCTCAATTCGCCCAATCCGGCCTTTGTGGACATATCCGTGGAGCGTGAAGAAAACGTCTATCCCATGGTGCCCGCCGGGGCAGCCCTGGATGAGATGCTCCTGGTCTAG